CTTTGTTACTAGATTGGCGCAACTGGTGTTTAGAAAAGGGATTGCTGACTTATGGAATTATTACGGAACTCTATAGTCAGCACTTGTTAACTAATAAAAATTATCAACAGCATTTGGCTAAACGCTATCAGGCAGTACTAGCGGATGATGTAGATGATTACCCTGCCATCGCACGGCACCTATTTGAATTCTTGTTAGATCGAGGTGCTGTCGGGGCGTTTAGTTACAATCCTGATGGTGCTGTCAGATTAGGTTTGGGAGCAGACCCCAACTATTTAGAAGGTTTAGCTGTAAGGTGTCGAGTAGAAACCTTGGATGCACCATTTTCAGAGTCTCTAGCAAATAAGCTAGCTAGACCAATGGTAGAACTAGTCACAGAACCGATGATAACATTAAGTTTACCAGAAACTGTACAATCAATTGAAACTACCTCCCGCGCCCAATTGTTACGGCAAACCGCAGAGGTGATTGCCGATGCAATTAAATCTGGGCAAGTGGAACCAGAACAAGTGGTAATTATAGCACCAGGTTTAGATGCGATCGCCCGTTATACCCTGATAGAAATACTCAATAAGCAAAACATCCAGGTTGAACCACTTAACGACCAACGCCCCTTAATTAGCTCACCTGCAGTTCGCGCATTGCTCACCATGCTTGCTCTAGTTTATCCCGGTTTGGGACGCCTCGTAGATCGCGATGCCGTAGCAGAGATGTTGGTAATCTTGAGTAGACGACAAAAAACAGTAGATAACCCTTCACAACTCAGCAGTGAGATTGACCCGGTACGCGCTGGTTTGATTGCAGACTACTGCTTTGTACCACATCCCGATCACCCTAAATTGCTACCCGTCACAGCCTTCGAGCGCTGGGATAGAATCGGCTATGCCAGCACCACCGCCTATGGTCAGATATTAAAGTGGATAGAGAAACAGCGATCGCAAGCTCAAGAGCGTCTCCTTCCCAATCCCATCTCTTTATTATATCTAGCAATTCAAGACTTTCTGTGTAAGGATAGCAATCCACCCTACGACCAATTAGCAGTCCTGCGGGAATTACTCGAAACCGCCCAACACTACTGGGAAATTAATGCTAGACTGCAACAAAGTAATTCAAAATTATCTCCTCACTCCCCACTCCCGACTATTATTGCCGAATTCATTCAACTACTACGACGTGGTACCATCACCGCCAACGCCTACCCCATGCGTCCTATGGGCACAGCTTCCCAGGCTGTCACCTTAGCAAACATCTTCCAATACCGTTCTAGTAGACGATTTCACCATTGGCATTTTTGGCTAGATGCTGGTTCACCCCTCTGGGCTAAAGGTGGTGCGGCGACTTTGTTCGGTGCGCCATTATTTCTGAAAGAAAGGTTAGGCGCACCTTGGACCGCAGAAGATGACAAATTAGCTCAAGAACAACGACTCAGAAGAATTTTGACAGATTTGCTGTCTCGTGTATCCGAGAGAGTTTATTTGTGTCACAGCGATTTGGCTGTAAATGGGCAAGAACAATTAGGACCTCTGTTACCCTTAGTTCATGCCTGTGTGTCTGTGGTTTCTGAGCCTGTAGATACCTAAAGTTAGGATCATGTTCGGATAAATACTTGTCATAAGTGAAATCTAGAATATGTCTGATAATTCGTCAAAATGGATGCGAAACTTGCCAGGTAACGCATCCAGTTAAATCAGATCTATTGTGTAGGGTGCGTCAAATTTCAGATTTTTCGCATATTTCGCACCCTACTAAAGTCCCATCTCCTTGACATACTCCCTGATCTGAAAGTTCAGGGATTCTGGATTCAAACAGCAATAGCAGGCATAGCCCGTCTTACATCACCTAGCCCGACAGACAATGCCCTGCCTGTTGCCACTATTTTACCAAAAAGCCGTCCTAGAAGGACGGGGCTTTAGACTCAGTTTTTTTGGTAAATCCTGTTGCTAAACAGTAACTTTACAGAAAATTTGCCAATGCCAGCTTCGTTTTTACAAAAACTTTACATAACACTAGTCTTTTTACACAAAATTTTTATTACATTAATTACCTAGGGATAACACTTACTTCAATAAAAACTCACAAAACTTGGGTTCATTGGTTTAATCCACGGCACATACTCGTGAAGTGTTATATGTGCTACATGGCACAACCTAAAAGTAAGTGAGCAATTTTTGAAGCAATTTTTCATACAAAAACCTATTTAACTCCAACTTTTTTGGCGTTACCAAACCCACTATTGCAATGAGCATAACTAATTTAACCTCAGTCAAATTCCTCAAAATTGAACCATTATGGCTGTTGAGTATTGCTGCTGGGCTACAGGCAATTACTCTGACCTTGGTTTGGCGGGCCCACGATGTCGGCCATTTGGGAATGAGTTTTCTATTTTTATTTGCTACAGGTTCCCTATTGTGGGATAAACGCGATCAATTGCGCTTCGAGAGTGATGTATTCTCCAGTGTAGTAGGCTTGCTTCTAATTGGATGGGTACTCTGGGAGAGTTCGACGCTGAATGTAGAATATACCATGCGTCTGTTCCCTTTCACATCTGCCCTGGGTGTAGCCTTGCTGGCTTCTGGCTTTAAGGGATTAAAGCAATATTTGGGGGAACTAATGATTCTGTTTGTCCTGGGGATACCAAGTTTAGTTAGTGAACTATTGTATGAACATTCTATCTTTGATCTTTCCCCCTGGAGTGCCAAAATGGCTGGTTTTCTTTTATGGTATTCAGGCTTTGATGTGAAATTACAAGGCATCTATCTGTCTGTAGGACAAGGGAGCGTCAAGGTTGTTTATAGCTGCTCTGGCGTTGATACCATCAATTATATCTTGGGTATAGCAGTAATTGCTCTGTCCATGTTCCCCATCGCCCGCAAAAAGAACTTCTTTGTGCTGATATTTGCCACTCTCTTGGGATTTGTACTCAATGCCATTCGGATTGCTCTGCTGGCAATATTTGAAGGCACAAACAAAGAGGCTTTTCATAGCTGGCATGGGGGAAATGCTTCTTATTCTTTTGGTATAGCAGGCATCCTGATTTTTGGGCTATTCTACATGTTATTACTGAAACAAGAAGAGCGACAAATTCAGAAGACTCAAAAGTCATCAGGAATTACGCACTAGGCTATTTGTGGAGATCGGGCATTGGGCAGTAGGAGCGTGTTTTAGATTTTTACAGACACATGGGGTCTTGCTCGTACCCCAAAAAATCTAAAATCGAAAACTTGTACTGAGCGTTCGCGCAGCGTCCCGCAGGGAAGTCGTTGGCGTAGCCTCTGTCTACGACACGCTACGCGAACGTAGAGAAGTATCCAAAATCTAAAATTCGGAGGGTCAAGACTCAAGGGTTGGTTAATATTTTGACTCTTGACTCTTGACTCTGGACTGTGGACTAAACCCAAGCGATCGCAAAATCGTTAAAATATTAAGTAAAGTAAAGATATTTATGAGACATCAGAGTCAAAGAAAATGGGAATATTTGGATTCGGTAAGAAGTTAGCTATGCCTACTCCTGAGCAAGCTTTACCAGGAAGGTCCCAGGCTTTACAGGTACCCGATGCTCACTATGTCAACGGTAATCCGCTCAAACCACCTTACCCCGGTGGATTAGAAAAGGCAATCTTTGGCTTGGGCTGTTTTTGGGGTGCAGAACGTAAATTCTGGCAACTTAACGGAGTTTACACCACTGCCGTAGGTTACGCTGCAGGTTTAACGCCCAACCCCACCTATGAAGAGGTATGTAGCGGTTTGACTGGACATAATGAAGTAGTTTTGGTGGTGTTTGACCCAACAGTAATTAGTTACTCCCAACTACTCAAAGTCTTTTGGGAAAGCCACAACCCCACCCAAGGTATGCGTCAAGGTAATGACAGTGGCACTCAGTACCGTTCGGGTATTTACGTGTATTCTGAAACTCAGAAACAGCTAGCCGAAGCATTGCAGGAAGCTTATCAGCAAGCCCTGAACCAAGCAGGTTATGGCAAGATTACCACAGAAATCCTCGATGCGCCTGAGTTCTACTATGCAGAAGGCTACCATCAACAGTACCTGGCTAAAAACCCCAATGGCTATTGTGGCTTAGGTGGGACAAATGTTGCTTGTCCTGTGGGAATTGTTCAATCACAAGTCAGTGGCTAGTGCTTGATGCTTCGGCTGAGTAATGACCACCACCAGTAGGGGCGCAAGGCTTTGCGCCCCTACGTTGATTTGTGCAGACCTAATTACCTTGTCCTCACAACCGCTGCAAATATTTCTTCCTCAACTTAGTGTAGATGCTCTGGGTGAGTAATTTTGCAGCCCGAATTTTAGTCAAGTTCTTAATATTGGATGGGTGATGAATTTTGTGGTCAAAAAATTCGTTTAATTCATTCAATATCACTTGTAAACGCTGAATAATATTTGCGTATCGATACTCTGCAAAAAACTCTTCTGGCAAAGTAGGCGTGAGTCCAGATTCCAGTACCTTTAAGATACGTTGGATATCATACTCTTGGGAATAGCCAGCAATTTTATAACAATTAAATCCAGGATCTAAGTAATCGGATAAGCCGCCGTTGAGGCTGGAGAAGACTTGACAGCCAGAGGCTAGGGCTTCCATTGGTTGCAGGCCAAATCCTTCACTAACACTTTGCTGTGCCCAGTATTCAGCGGAGTCATACAGATAAACTTTAGCTCGATTGAATAATCCTGGCAAATCTTCTACATAGGAATTCACAACTAAGACTTTGCACTGCTGTTGTAAGGCGGGAATTAAATCTTGAATTAAATATTCAGAAGATTTTCGCGCCTGAACTAAAACATCTATGTCTCGCTCAAGATGTAAATTGTGGAACTCATCGGAAATTTGATTAGGCAAATAATAGATGAGGGAATTAGGTGAATGTTGTCCCCAATATCCCATTGTGTTGCGGCTCACGGTGATGATGGGAATACTCGCAGGCAGTTTGAATTTGTAACCTGCACTATGGGCATGGTAAACCACATTATATTGTTTGAGTTTAGCAGCAAGTTGCGCGATATCAAAGCCCCAACTGATGACGAAAATCACATCATCTAAATTGGGCTGTTTGAGCAAATCATCTAGAAATAGCTTGTCTTGTTCCCGTTGACGATAGGTGACGATATCAGCGTTACAGATTTCCTGGGCAAGTTTCAGGGTTTTCAACTCTGCCCATAGACCACCGCAGGCAAATTTGCCATCTGTCCCAGGGAGTAAAAAATAAAGTTTCCTCATCCACATCACTCCTCAATGCGTTAACAAGTTGTAGTTGTGTAGGATGCTACACGCCTACATTGACTCAGCAGATATTATTAATCTGTAGGTTAGCTTATTTAGATGGGGCATGGGGAATGGGGCATGGATTATGAACTCTTAACTGGCTGTATAATCAGCGAAGTTTAGCAATACGTCACAGTCCACAATCAAAGCGCAAGCGTCAACGATGAATAAAAAATTGAGAGTCAGTATGCTGCTGCTAGCAGTTTTGGGAAATCTCGGATGGTCATTTAGTGCTAGGGCTGGATTTAAAGGCACCCTCAGTGTCGAAATTGATGGCTTGAAAAATAAACAAGGGCAAGTGTGTGCTAGCATCTTTGCCAATAGTCAAGGTTTTCCTAACAAACGCGATCGCGTCGTTCAAAGGCAGTGTACCAAGATTACTGATAATACTGTAAAGCTGAAATTTGAAAACTTGACAGCAACTAATTACGCCGTTGCGGTCATGCATGATGAGAATAAAGACCTCATCCTCAATCGTAATGACCTTGGTATGCCCACTGAAGGCTTTGGTTTTTCCAGAAACCCAGAAGTTAGCACCAGTCCCCCCAAATTTGGTGAAGCAGCTTTTTTAGTCGCAGGACCTAACACGAATATCAAAATTCATCTCAAATATTTATAAATCTTATTTTGGCGTTGCTGAATCAGAAATGAAAAACCCTTATGGTGCTTGCTTGTGCGAATCAGGGGATAAATTTTCTGGTTCTGGCACTGTCCGAATCCGATTTATCTGAGCCAGAGCATATCTTGCTGTTGACTGAACTTCAGGATCTGGGTCTTCGAGGGCATGACGCAATAGATGGCTAATTTGAGTCATCATATCATAAATTCGGGTCAGATCACGGATAGCATTTTGCCGCACTTGTGGACTTTCATCTTGCAAGGAGATTGCTAAAGCCCGGTTCATCGGTTTGAGTGTGCGGATGCCGATTTCTCCCAAAGCTGCCAAAATTAAGCTGCGTTGTTGAGAATCTGCGTCCATCATCAAGTCTAACAGCGGCTGAATTGCCCGTGAATCTCCCTGCTGACCCAAATCCCAAATCGCCTTGCGCCGCTGGGTTGGTTCCAGACTGTGTAAGTCTATAATCAATTCGTCAACAATATTGACTTTGGTAAGACGGGAAGTTTTTTCTGTTGGTAATAATTTTGGCGAAATTTTTGCGGTCACGGGTTGGGGACTAGCCACCGATGGCATATTATCCTGTTGATTGGGCGTGCTGTCCAAGTCTGTTGATGACAACATAACTTGGTCGTTTTGCACTTTGATCTCAGTTTCAATATTGGCGATTTTGGTATATTGTACTTGTTCGACCCCACCAAACCTTCTGATCACGTACAAAAATGCGCCAACAGTTCCGAGAACTCCTAGACCCAAGAGTAACCACCAAATGAAACCAGACGCGGTTGAGTTAGGCTGAACACTCGGTGCGGGAGAGGGGGTAGTAGGGGGTACGGAAGTTTTGGCGGTCATTGCTGCTTGCAGACTTTCCTGAGTTGTCCTACCTGCAATACCGTCTGCTAGTAAACCCTGTGCTTTCTGAAATTCAGATACAGCAATTTTTGTATTTGCTCTATATTGTCCATCAACCTCGCCATTGTAGTATCCCAATTCTTTTAATTGGGTTTGCAAAGTTTCCACATCCGACCCTGTACTACCAAGTTTGAGAACAGACGGTTTGGTAGCTGGTGTGGGAGTCGCTTGGGCAATTCTGAAGATTTCCGGGGTTAGGTGTGCTGTAGCTGCGCTAGCGGGAATTTGGTAAACACCCAGACCAGAAAAACAGGTGAATATTAGGATTGAGGAAGGGCATAGCCTCATATTTCAAGTTTCAGCCAGAACGTACTTTTGAATTCATCGATACCACGATAACTTTAAGCTGCCCAAATGTTCATATTTATCTTGACAAAAAATTTGGCGTCACAGGGATTGGGGATTGGGGACACTTCGACAAGCTCAGTGCATCGCTGGGGATTGGGCTAGAAAAATGATTATTTCCCCTCATCCGCCCCATGTCCGCAACAGGTTATCGCAAAATTTCAGTTTCCGATTCCCTCACCTGTATGGGTAGGGGCTTCAGTTGTTGCGTGGGAGAAGATTCTAAAACTGGTTGCTGTTGAGTCGTAGTGTTTGCACTCACGGCGACCTTGTTACCGAAAAATTGGGTCTAGAGCCACCGTCGTTCTACGACGGCTTTTTATTGAATTTGATTAGTCTTATACCAAGCATGGTAGTATAAGGCAGGAGGTAAAGCGATGCTAGTTTTTGAATTCAAAGCTTATGGGAAGTCACCGCAATTAGCGGCAATAGATGATGCAATCCGTACTGCTAAATTCATTCGTAATAGCTGTATTCGGCTATGGATGGATGTTAAAAGCATAAGTAAAAATGACTTGCAGAAATATTGTGCTGTGCTTGCAGCTAATTTCCCATTTGCAAATGAACTCAATTCAATGGCTAGACAAGCTAGTGCTGAACGGGCGTGGTCATCTATCTCCAGGTTTTATGAAAACTGCAAAAAGGGTATCTCTGGCAAGAAAGGTTTTCCCCAATTCCAGAAAGATTGTCGCTCGGTTGAGTACAAATCGACTGGATGGAAGCTTGCGGATAATCGCAAATCAATAACTTTCACTGATAAAAAAGGTATTGGAAAGCTAAAACTCAAAGGTACTCGTGACTTGCACTTCTACCAAATCAACCAGATTAAACGGGTGAGACTGGTAAAACGCGCAGATGGTGTATATGTTCAATTTTGCGTTGACGTAAACCGTTCTGAAAACATAGAAGCAACTGGTAAAACGCTGGGCTTAGATGTTGGGTTAAAAGAGTATTACACCGACTCTAACGGGCTCTTCGTTGAGAACCCTAAATTTTTGCGTAAAGGTGAAAAAGTTCTCAAACGGTCCGGGCGTCGTGTTTCTAGAAAAGTAAAAGGTTCAAGAAATCGGGGTAAAGCTAGGCAGATTTTAGGCAATCGCCACCTCAAAATAAGTAGGCAACGTAAAGACCATGCTGTGAAATTAGCACGGTGCGTAGTTCAGTCTAACGACTTGATCGCCTATGTTCGGCGAAGCCGTTGCCGAAGGCTAAATTTGAAAATTAAAAACATGGTGAAAAATCATTGTCTAGCCAAGTCCATCAATGACGCATCTTGGTATCAGTTCCGTATTTGGCTGGAATACTTCGCGAAAGTATTTAAGCGTGTCACGGTTGCGGTTAACCCGCAATATAGTAGCCAAGAATGCTCTAGCTGTGGTGAAATTGTCAAAAAGACACTATCTACTCGCACCCATCTTTGTAAATGTGGTTGTGTGATGGATAGAGATGAGAACGCAGCTAGAATTATCCTGAGTCGAGGGTTGGGTACGGTAGGGCATACCGGAACCTTTGCACTAGATGCAAGCAACGCTTGGGGAGATGAAACCTCTACTCTTGTTGGTGAAAACCTGCATGAGCAAGTTATGTCTTAGATCCAAGAATCCCCGCTCCTTTAGGACGGGGAGTGTCAATTTCTCCTGACAATTTATCGCGCTGGTTGATGAGATAGATACTGATTAAAGTCAAACAGACTCCTACCCACTGCAATGGACTGAGGACTTCAAAGAGGAAGAAATAGCCAAATAGTAGGGCAAAGATGGGTGTGAGGAAGGTGAGAGAACTGAGACTAGTGAGACTACCGCTAGAAGCAAAGTAGAAAAATAATCCATAGGCGATCGCACTACCAAATACTGTGGCATATCCCAAAGCCAGCCACTCAGTTCCTGCTAGATTCTGCCATTGCTGGGATTCTACCACTGATGACAATCCCCACAACGGCAAGCCACCCAAAATCATGTGCCATCCCGTTGCGGTCACTGGATCGGCATATTTACAGACATACCGGATTAAAACGGTACCCACTGCCATTGACAACGCTGCTAATAACATTAACCACTCGCCGGAAACAAACAGCTGTTGCCAGTTACCAATTGTAATATTTGCACCGAAACCGAGAACATGGAAAATCCACTCATCTGGTAAGCCAATTAAACTAATACCAGAGACTCCCAATCCTAGTCCTAACCATCCCCATAAACCAATATGTTCTTGGAATAGCCATAAAGATAGTAAGGCGACAGCTAAGGGTTGAGAGTCAATCATCACAGACCCCAAACCCGCCTTAGTTCTGACTAATCCTTCTGCCAAAAAGCCTTGAAATAGGGTGCCATCAACTATACCAAATAAGGCAATCCACAACCATGCAGCCCAACCTTGGGGTTGCGGTCTACCCATCAATGCTGCTGCAATCAGAATTAATACCCCAGCTGGTAATAACCGCACTCCCGCCATGAATAGGGGCGTGGTGTGGGGAATCACTCCTTTCATCGCCACCATCGCCGTACCCCAGAGGAAAAAGGGAGCGATGAGTAGTAGGGGGGCGAAGGGTAGTCTTGATGCACTGAGTTTCAGTTGCATGGGTTTGCTGATGCCTTTGTTGAACAAATGTAAAAATTGCGTTACGTGACACTCCTACACCAATTGCAAGCAATGTGGTGTAGGCTTCCGAGTCCTGTTAAGGATATCAGGAACTTCTTTCCCTGCGGGACGCTACGCGAACGTGGTACTCCATTTTTCCCACTACAGCATTTTATAGTGAGGTACGTGCCCTGCCCCACTCTTGGTCTTAAAAAAAATTCCAAGTCCAACCTAGTTTCCTTGAAAATTTTACTTACAGGAGGCAGCAACGCATACACGGTTGCATTTCCCTATAAAACCCCATATTTTCAGTTTTCTTGGCGCAGCCTCTCCCTTTGGGAGAAGGTACTATGTTAGACCAGCATTTTAGGCTTTGTCGTCACTGATATATTCTAGCAAAAAGTGATTACCTATCTCAAGATATTGATAAAAACTCAACTGCCCTCTAATTGTTTTTTACCGCAGGTAAAACAGATTAGAGGGCGTCTCGTTTTTATCCCGTCATTCATCCCACACCAACTTCGGGTATGGTGTGGGGCTTCTGCCGGGTTAAGCTAATTTTACATAATTATGTAGTTTTGTGATAGCATCCGGGACGCAAGGCCTGGCATCCCTACCCTCCTTCCCTTGTAGGATACCGAGTCGCGAATAGCAGATAACACCCATTTTATCGCCCATGTGAGGACGATTGTCGGGGCGCAAGGCCTTGCGCCCCAGAAGATATTGCAACGACGCCAAAAAACCTGATTTTACACCCGACATCCTAAGAGATAATGGCAAGTCCAGGAGCTTCTAAATTTGCCACTAATTTTAACCCAAACTCCGCTTCAAATGCTCCTTTTTTGTAATCTAAACTCCAGAGTTCTAAGGCGCAGTCATCATCAGGATGAGATGGCACAATTTGCAGTTTAAATTCCTGGTTATGGGGAAAATATTGACACTGCACTCGTTCTATTGCGCCAATGTGCCGTCGATCCAGCGCTACTGCTAATCTTAAGAGAGTACTTAATTGGCTGACTATTTGGCGATGCTGTTTTGTGAGCAGATTCCGGTAATTTTCGTGTTTTTTCTTCGGCGGCGATTTGCGATGATAACGCGCTAAATTGGCAATGATTTCCATCTCGTTTTCGGTATAACCGAGTAATTCACCATTACGAATTAAATAATAAGAGTGCTTATGGTGTGCCGAATGGCTGACATAATAACCGCAATTATGTAATATTGCAGCTGCCCACAGTAATTGCCGCTCTTCTTCGCCCCAGTAGTGTAGTATGCCTTGAGTTTGGTCAAATAAACTTACGGCAAATGCTGCGATGCGATCGCTATGTTCTAAGTTAATTTGGTATTTATTCGCCTGTTTTAGCACACTGCGCTCGCGAATTGAACTTTGAAACCGCAATCTATCTTCAATTAGACCGTGGGCTAACATCCAGTCTACAATTACACCTTCCCGCAGGGAACGCCCACAGGTAATGAGGGAGTCAACACCCAAAAGGGTCATTGCTTCCTGTAATATTACTGCGCCAGCAAGTATAACTTCAGACCGCTTGTCCGGCATTCCGGGAATTGTCGCCCTTTCAACGTTACTTAGTCGCCGTAACCGACTGACCCAATCGCGCACATCTTTGAGACTCAACTCGTAGCCATTGAGTGTAGAAGGGACAAAACCCAACTTTTCCCTTGCATTCATCAGCGCCAGGGTTTCAATGGTGCCAGAAGTCCCAACCAACCGGGGAGATTCACCAAACTGGAGGCTGGCTAGTACCTCTTGTGCGGAACGTTCCAACATACCCCGTGTATAGGCTTGGAGGTACTGAAACTCAGTATTGCTGATGGGGTCAGTGGTAATTAATTCGCTGGTGAGTCGCACCGCACCAACTTTGGTACTAGTCAGAGTGCGCGGTTCGTGACTATCCCCCAAAATTATTTCCGTAGAACCACCACCAATATCGATGATCATATGGGGCTGGTTGTGAAATTCCATCCCCGACAGCACACCTAGGTAAATCCGCCGGGCTTCTTCTTGACCAGAAATCAAGTCAACACTTAAACCCAACTCGACTGATACCCGATGTAAAAAATCTTTCCCATTCGGGGCTTCGCGCACAGCGCTAGTCGCCACAGCAACGATGGTTTCAGCGTTGAAAGTTTTGGCTACTTTTTGGAAGCGTCCCAGGGCGGCGATCGCCTTGTCCATAATCTCAGGTTTCAGGTATCCTGTAGATATATCGCGATCGCCTAGTCTGACAGTTTCTTTTTCTCTGGCAATCATGCTAAACGATGGTAGTGTCGGTTCAATCCGCACAACTACCATATGCAGAGAATTTGTTCCTAGGTCAATCGCAGCAATAATCCGGTGTGGCTTAACTGTAAGAGTCGGCACACTCTCCCAGCTAGCTGAAACTAAATTCAGCATCTAGTATTCTCTCTGTTTCAACAAGGATGGTAAAAGCTGGTCTGTCGGCGTCAACCGCACTAGTATTATGCGAAACCAATTTAATCTCAGGTTCA
The Gloeotrichia echinulata CP02 DNA segment above includes these coding regions:
- a CDS encoding recombinase family protein, with the protein product MVSHSVWIVGPSRSGKTTHLVEQLCHWVQRGNQNPELFYTKKTGEEIGNIIPKPLYLRLTEPGVLLLAANDDNRRELGDKIVTATLGKYPIRAKTPLGFFQDEVILFWPLLIESLQIKAQFPVRLRPETEQELATKLWRSQLDAEILRLAGVNEYRLVRRILDLLQLAAYSGTPSYQMAQILSSGLEDNGINLESEFLASLLLDWRNWCLEKGLLTYGIITELYSQHLLTNKNYQQHLAKRYQAVLADDVDDYPAIARHLFEFLLDRGAVGAFSYNPDGAVRLGLGADPNYLEGLAVRCRVETLDAPFSESLANKLARPMVELVTEPMITLSLPETVQSIETTSRAQLLRQTAEVIADAIKSGQVEPEQVVIIAPGLDAIARYTLIEILNKQNIQVEPLNDQRPLISSPAVRALLTMLALVYPGLGRLVDRDAVAEMLVILSRRQKTVDNPSQLSSEIDPVRAGLIADYCFVPHPDHPKLLPVTAFERWDRIGYASTTAYGQILKWIEKQRSQAQERLLPNPISLLYLAIQDFLCKDSNPPYDQLAVLRELLETAQHYWEINARLQQSNSKLSPHSPLPTIIAEFIQLLRRGTITANAYPMRPMGTASQAVTLANIFQYRSSRRFHHWHFWLDAGSPLWAKGGAATLFGAPLFLKERLGAPWTAEDDKLAQEQRLRRILTDLLSRVSERVYLCHSDLAVNGQEQLGPLLPLVHACVSVVSEPVDT
- the crtA gene encoding cyanoexosortase A: MSITNLTSVKFLKIEPLWLLSIAAGLQAITLTLVWRAHDVGHLGMSFLFLFATGSLLWDKRDQLRFESDVFSSVVGLLLIGWVLWESSTLNVEYTMRLFPFTSALGVALLASGFKGLKQYLGELMILFVLGIPSLVSELLYEHSIFDLSPWSAKMAGFLLWYSGFDVKLQGIYLSVGQGSVKVVYSCSGVDTINYILGIAVIALSMFPIARKKNFFVLIFATLLGFVLNAIRIALLAIFEGTNKEAFHSWHGGNASYSFGIAGILIFGLFYMLLLKQEERQIQKTQKSSGITH
- the msrA gene encoding peptide-methionine (S)-S-oxide reductase MsrA translates to MGIFGFGKKLAMPTPEQALPGRSQALQVPDAHYVNGNPLKPPYPGGLEKAIFGLGCFWGAERKFWQLNGVYTTAVGYAAGLTPNPTYEEVCSGLTGHNEVVLVVFDPTVISYSQLLKVFWESHNPTQGMRQGNDSGTQYRSGIYVYSETQKQLAEALQEAYQQALNQAGYGKITTEILDAPEFYYAEGYHQQYLAKNPNGYCGLGGTNVACPVGIVQSQVSG
- a CDS encoding glycosyltransferase; amino-acid sequence: MRKLYFLLPGTDGKFACGGLWAELKTLKLAQEICNADIVTYRQREQDKLFLDDLLKQPNLDDVIFVISWGFDIAQLAAKLKQYNVVYHAHSAGYKFKLPASIPIITVSRNTMGYWGQHSPNSLIYYLPNQISDEFHNLHLERDIDVLVQARKSSEYLIQDLIPALQQQCKVLVVNSYVEDLPGLFNRAKVYLYDSAEYWAQQSVSEGFGLQPMEALASGCQVFSSLNGGLSDYLDPGFNCYKIAGYSQEYDIQRILKVLESGLTPTLPEEFFAEYRYANIIQRLQVILNELNEFFDHKIHHPSNIKNLTKIRAAKLLTQSIYTKLRKKYLQRL
- a CDS encoding DUF2141 domain-containing protein, producing the protein MNKKLRVSMLLLAVLGNLGWSFSARAGFKGTLSVEIDGLKNKQGQVCASIFANSQGFPNKRDRVVQRQCTKITDNTVKLKFENLTATNYAVAVMHDENKDLILNRNDLGMPTEGFGFSRNPEVSTSPPKFGEAAFLVAGPNTNIKIHLKYL
- a CDS encoding peptidoglycan-binding protein, translating into MRLCPSSILIFTCFSGLGVYQIPASAATAHLTPEIFRIAQATPTPATKPSVLKLGSTGSDVETLQTQLKELGYYNGEVDGQYRANTKIAVSEFQKAQGLLADGIAGRTTQESLQAAMTAKTSVPPTTPSPAPSVQPNSTASGFIWWLLLGLGVLGTVGAFLYVIRRFGGVEQVQYTKIANIETEIKVQNDQVMLSSTDLDSTPNQQDNMPSVASPQPVTAKISPKLLPTEKTSRLTKVNIVDELIIDLHSLEPTQRRKAIWDLGQQGDSRAIQPLLDLMMDADSQQRSLILAALGEIGIRTLKPMNRALAISLQDESPQVRQNAIRDLTRIYDMMTQISHLLRHALEDPDPEVQSTARYALAQINRIRTVPEPENLSPDSHKQAP
- a CDS encoding transposase translates to MLVFEFKAYGKSPQLAAIDDAIRTAKFIRNSCIRLWMDVKSISKNDLQKYCAVLAANFPFANELNSMARQASAERAWSSISRFYENCKKGISGKKGFPQFQKDCRSVEYKSTGWKLADNRKSITFTDKKGIGKLKLKGTRDLHFYQINQIKRVRLVKRADGVYVQFCVDVNRSENIEATGKTLGLDVGLKEYYTDSNGLFVENPKFLRKGEKVLKRSGRRVSRKVKGSRNRGKARQILGNRHLKISRQRKDHAVKLARCVVQSNDLIAYVRRSRCRRLNLKIKNMVKNHCLAKSINDASWYQFRIWLEYFAKVFKRVTVAVNPQYSSQECSSCGEIVKKTLSTRTHLCKCGCVMDRDENAARIILSRGLGTVGHTGTFALDASNAWGDETSTLVGENLHEQVMS
- a CDS encoding DMT family transporter — its product is MQLKLSASRLPFAPLLLIAPFFLWGTAMVAMKGVIPHTTPLFMAGVRLLPAGVLILIAAALMGRPQPQGWAAWLWIALFGIVDGTLFQGFLAEGLVRTKAGLGSVMIDSQPLAVALLSLWLFQEHIGLWGWLGLGLGVSGISLIGLPDEWIFHVLGFGANITIGNWQQLFVSGEWLMLLAALSMAVGTVLIRYVCKYADPVTATGWHMILGGLPLWGLSSVVESQQWQNLAGTEWLALGYATVFGSAIAYGLFFYFASSGSLTSLSSLTFLTPIFALLFGYFFLFEVLSPLQWVGVCLTLISIYLINQRDKLSGEIDTPRPKGAGILGSKT